DNA from Vicia villosa cultivar HV-30 ecotype Madison, WI unplaced genomic scaffold, Vvil1.0 ctg.001393F_1_1_1, whole genome shotgun sequence:
TGCCTAATACATCTCCACGTGTCCTGGAGAAAATCCATTTGTCTTTATCCATTTGGAGGCTTCAATCGACCATGCCTTGAGTAATCATTGAAAACACAATTTTTTAAGTCTTTTTTGAAGGCTGTGAACTCATAGTACTCCTAGTAGGTGGAGTCAACCAAGTTGCTAGACAACCCTTTCTTTCTACCACTTGACAAGGGTAGGTCTCGACTGGAGACTTCAAATCACGTCTTCGAAAGCCTATTTCCTTTTATAAAGACCCTTAGTAAGTCATATCTTTTAGgataataaccctaaaaaatctGGTCAAAAATCAAAGGTAATAATGTGGTGAATCAATCAACGAGTTGTAGAAGATTGAGAAAGTGTTGAGATCTCTGACTGCAAATTTTGATTACATTGTAGTGTCTATTGAAGAGTCCAAGAACCTAGATGAGATGGCGTTGCGAGAACTTCAAACTTCATTAGAGGCCCGTGAGATGAGGTCGAAGCAGAGAAACTCAGAAAGGGATAAGGTGGATGAACATGAACTACAAGCAAGATTCATTAAGAAGTTTGGAAAAGAAAAGACGAAGCAAAGAAACAATATTGTTAATGATGAGAAGTCAAGAAAGAACTAAAATAATCATGATGATTCAACCAAGAAAAGCGATGGGCAACAAGTATTCATGAAAGATAGTTGACATGAAGGAGGTGCAGTGTTACAACTGTCAAGGATTTGGTCATTATGCTTGAGATTGTTGAAGAAAGAAGGAAGCAAGAGCGAAAGACAATGATGAAGTGCAATAAGCACATGCTAAAGATAATGATTATAATGATATGCTTTTCATGACTAATACTCATCCGAACAACGAACTAGCCAATGATATCTAAATTCAGGATGCAGTAACCATATGATTGGAAATAAAAACTGATTTACCAAGTTATATGAATCAATACAGAAACAACAGTTTTGATCTACCATAACACCAAATTTCGCAAACATATTCTTAGTGAGAAGTCGCTTACATAAATCCATCCACAAGGTAAACTTCGCCCTCAATCTTGCCCGATTACCATTTAACACTTGTTACTAGCTTACCTGTAGACAATCCCCATTGAGTTCTTTGTACACACTTTATTCTGAGCAAAATATAAGAATTTATTTAACTAAATAacaaaaactaaattattttataaaaaaggttaataaactttaaaatattaaaaattaacaattttttaaaacaaagtctttaatatagttaataattatattttgcttaaaataaaatcatagtaTTATATTTTATCTAAAATAAAGTCATACtattaattgttttaaaaaagGAATAGTCAGAAAATTTAAAACAATTGATGTATGcggaaaaaaatatttattatgcaatatgcatttttatttggttacatgagaaaagaaaaaaagaaaaaaaaattatataatttgaataaaatatagttttaatttgttttataaaaagaaaaatgttaaCTAGTGTCTCAAGAAGAGTTTAAGAAAAAGTGTAAgttttattttaacatatttgTATTCAATCCACcggaaataaaaataatttagtttttttataaagaataaaaatatatatttttttttaaaattcttgtAGTCAatacattaaaaatattttttttcttttacatttAAAATTCTTAAAAAGTGCCGATGAAACAATCGTTAGCATgatctttataaaaaaattataaaaaaaaatatgagacTTTAATTTGTAATCCAAAAACATATGgctttattttaaacaaaatataagactttattaacaaaataataaaaattaaattatgttttatagaaaaagttaataaattttttataatatttaagtcttactttttttttcttaaaataaagtCTTTAATAGTAAACCTCAAAGGGTTTGGTTCAGTTGACAAATGAGCTTTCTCCAAAAGGGACGGAACCGGCTAGTACCCGGGTTCGATCCCGACTGGAGTAAAAAACGCTCTGCAGTCACGGTGCCGTCGCCTCCGAACCCGGGTCCGGATTAGTCACGTGGGGCTCTTTTCCCCGCAAATACCGGTGTAGTAATGATATTTTGCTTAAAATAAAGTTATGGTATCATATTTTACCTAAAATAAAGTCATACTAttacttatttaaaaaaactCCGAACCCGGGTCCGGATTAGTCACGTGGGGCTCTTTTCCCCGCGGATACCGGTGTGTAGTAATGATATTTTGCTTAAAATAAAGTCATAGTGTTATATTTTGCTTAAAATAAAGTTATGGTATCATATTTTACCTAAAATAAAGTCATACTATTACTTATTTAAAAAAAGATGTAATCAGAAAATTTAAAACAGTTAATGTCCGCGTAAAAAATATCAATTATGTAATTACGTAGTAATCTATTTTTGTCACATTTTAAAGGGAAACTATATTTTAGGTATAAAGATAACACTTTATTCCTATTATTTTAAAGAATGTGAGAAGTAGTTTGACCAACCacttttgattttttgttttagtCAAGACAAATCTGatgtttttaattatattgacagtttatgaattaaaatttaatattaaaatatataatatgtttagtgatatatttatttattacattattttgagtaataatttgttttataatttttttaaaaaaaagttttgacaAGGAAAATGATTTTACACTTTTATTCCATTAAAGTCTATTATATTAGAAAAGTTATTCAGAAGTTGAGTTGACTcatatttgaaatattttgatattttgatgtgAAATTATTTTAGTCAATAATCAACTATTAacattgtattttttttcttttaaatttatgATTATCAACTTATTAGTAGTTAAAATATATCCCTTTTTTTGtcattagttttttaaaaaatatttttaaaataattgactaatttaatatatttgatttatatataaataaaatatctttagGATAAGAGTTTAAAGTCagcaaatttaataattttgatcACCAAAGTTTGAACCTTGATATTTATAATTGTGTGAATTTTTAATTGTTATTGTGGCTTCATCTATCCAAAgtgcatttttcatttttttttaattattaagatttatAGCAcaagtttaatttgaataaattaaAAGGTGAAAATGAGTATCACGGAATTGACCACAACTATCATGTGACTACGAAAGAGTAACGTATATAGATTGATGAGAAAGAAAGTCATACAAAAGGGTATTAATGTCttcataattatatatatattttttttaaatttcattgttaaaaataaaataaaataataataatagaagaaTTGCACTCTGCAAAagggaaagaagaaaaagagagagaacCACCCACTTTCACTGATCCTTACAAACCGGCATAATCCATTTCCACCCAAATCGCTACCTACTACAATTCATCGCTACcaggtttttctttttctcttcgcTCATCTAATCTTCTGATCTTTGCTTTCACTTGTAACTGTTTTTcaatgttgttttgttttttttttctcttatgtTCGGTTTTTTTTTCTTGGTTAGGTTCAATTCATATCTAGGGTAGATGTTTTTGCTATTGAATTTCCCTCtttttatttgcttttttttttttgtgtgtgtgtggagAATAATCTTTATTGTAGATTGGTCAACTTGATCACTTTTATGTAATACTGAAATTtaggttcttttatttttttcttagagTAAAATTGGATGTTGGAGGAAGGAttgttaatgttttttaagttttTCTTTGTGTTGTAAATTCATTTTTTTGATTGATggattatttaatttgaatttctcCTACTCGTCCTGAGTGTTGAAAAACTCTATAGCACCGGCACCTCTGAAATAAAATGTGTCTCTGGACCAGTGTTGGAGACTGACACTAcactgacacttgtgattacgtttaatttattcatattttcaaattatttcttGTGTGTCTGTGTTGGTTTCATGTCTGGTGTCTGTGTTTGAGTCTGCGCTTAATAGTTGAAAAGTGGAGAGTTGCAGGTTCAAACCCTTGCCCTAAACTATGTGTTTTAGTATTAAtatgtgattattattattattattattattattattattattattgtggtGTGTTTGGACATTAACATCTTTTCTTGGTAACTTATATTCCTCCGTGTCCATAAAGACAGTAGAATGATTTCCTAAAAACACACGGATTATGTCTGAAAATAACATTCAAAATGGATTTTATGTGCTGCTTGTACTTGCTTAAATGGATTTTATGTATTTCTTGTAAGTTCATTTTTTGATCGATGGATTGTGTAATTTGAATTTCTCCCTAGTCCTGAGTGCTAAAAAGCGAGGAATCGCAGGTTCAAACCCATGCCCTAGTGTATCCATTGCATATCCAATGCTCTTACAGCTACCATATGAATTGTACTTACGAGACAAACTACTTATTTTGTTGTCACTAAACTGTATGTTTGAGTATCATGTGATTATTTTTATGGTGTGTTTTGTTGCTATACTAGATGTAGATAAGTGCTATCGTCATTTTTCTAAAATTTCATATTTTCAGCAATATGTTTCACCCATAGAATTTAACTGATTAGATATATTAGATGCTGTTATGTGACCTAGTTGTGGCTGCGTATCAATTTATTAGTTAATCCATTAGAATTGGGGGATGCTGTTGACCTGTGTTAACTTTGAATTCATAAATAATAATCTCATTATCAAGTTGAATTCTCAAGtactaatttttctttttatttctcatTCTTTCAGTTTTGTTCCAAAACACAGTATAGAGTTCGATTCGTACATTTCCAAATTTTCATTGACATTCTGTTATTTGAATAACAAAGGATCATGCTATTGGCTTAGTGCAACTACAAGTCTTGTTATAAGGGACCTCTTAACGGTTTCATGTCTTGTAATAGGAATATTCCAGCTAAGGTAAACAACATGGAGGATATTCAATTGAATATTGATTGGGACGATGTTGTTTGTCCAATATGCTTGGATATTCCTCATAATAGTGTGCTCCTTCAGTGTTCATCGTATGATAAAGGGTGCCGTGCTTTAGTATGTGACACAAATCAGTTGCATTCAAATTGTTTGGATCGTTTTAAAACTGCATGTGGCGCACCATCGTCTTCCGTGTCTGATACAACTTTAGTTGAAAATAGCGAGCCCGTGGTACCGGATAGTCAATGCAATCTAACTTGCCCTTTGTGTAGAGGTCAGGTAACTGGGTGGATTATCGTCGATAAAGCTCGCATGCATCTTGATGAGAAGAAGCGTTGTTGTGATGAGGTGAAATGTAAATTCATGGGTAGTTACTTGGAGATACAAAAGCATGCTCAACTTGAACACCCTCATGCATGTCCATCGAAAATCGATCCCGCTCGAGTGCTCGATTGGGAGAACTTTCAGCAGTCCTCGGAGATCATCGATGTTTTGAGCACTATCCATTCGGAAACTCCACGTGGGATGGTTTTGGGAGATTATGTGATTGAATATGGAGATGATGATGGTAGAGACGAGTACGACGACTTCCCTGGTGATGACGGAAACTGGTGGACCTCTTGTATCTTATATCAGGTCTTCGAcaacttcagaagttctaggaatagaagaagaacaagaaacaGTGATGCACAAAGGGCTAATCGTCGTTTAAGTTATGACACTTCAAATTCTGATGAAGGTTCTATAGCATCTGGGGATTACGGTGATGTTATCGTAGACGAGATTCAGTTCGAGGTTGTGGACACAAGTGGCTCCTCTAGGCGTAACAGTAATTATCGCAGGTGCATATTCACTTTTCCTGTATTCTAATATTACGTATTTTTACATCTCACGACTTAACTTTTTGAGTTGTTAAGGTCTGGCAATTTAAGTTTAAAAATTCTTATGCAAAACATATTCATTGTTTATCTATTCATAACATGATAAAATGTTTTGGAACTAAAGCTGAATTTTCAGAAGCTTTCCTCAAAAAAGACCGAAAGCTGATTTTCAATGTTTCTACAAGAGTTTAGATATTTATTTGGTAGTTATCAATGTATATTAATATCTCAATGTTTACTTCACATTTGATTTTGATTATGGAAAAAACATAAAATGAGCATTAGGAGAAAAGGATTGAGAAAGGCATAGATGCCAAGAGCATTTGAAGAGGAAGGTTGAatgattttgagatgatatgtttgattcatttttttttggatattttattCGCAGATCACGGAGACGTCAGTCCCGCTTTCTAGACATTTAGGTATGTGTCTGCCCAATAGTTAATTGTCTTTGTTGTTATTGTACAAAGAAAAATGATACTTTGACACATCAAATTGTGATGGTTAATGCAACTTTGAATTTCGTTAACCATGACTTTTAGTGTTTCAATATAACATACATTCATTTACCATCCGAATTGTGTTCAAATATGTAGTACTACATGATATTTCATAAATCATGATTTTTTGTTCTTACATACATTTGAAAATTGTGGATAATGACAATTCAAAATTGTGGTTAAATGTGTTTGGTTAATGACTGATGAATTGTGTGACCTCTAATTCATTAACCATTCACTGAACGCAATCAACCGCATATTTGAATTGCATTGTCATCCACTTCGGTAATAGTTGATTCTATTGTAGGTTCTTGTTTCATTTCTCATTACCTGAATTAATTATCTAGGTTTTCTGgcaacatgaatgaatgcaagaGCAGAATGAGGAAAGGACAAACTTTGAAGAACCCATCCATGCAAAATTCACATGTTGATCGACTATTGCACTTGTAATGAGATGTGTTGATTAGAAGATTTTATGAACTAGACATTTCCATTTGGTCACATactcatttttcttttatttatggaTTAGTTTTAAAATCACATTCACTTATCAAAACTAAGTGAAGAAAGTATGCTAGCTTTTAGTCTGCCCTATTATTTACTCATGGGCAACCGATTTCGCCGCGAGCATTGCTCTGCATACTTATGCAATAATGGTTATTTTAAATCTGATTTGTTAATTGATTGTGGTATGAATAGGTCTAATGGATGTTTTTAGCTCACGAGTAGACTTTTTTTAGCATATTTTTTTCTCATCGTGAATTTTTATATATCTTAGGTATGTAATACAAAAcgataaagaaataaaaaaggatTTAAACTATCGAATTTATACTAGTAGTTGAGATAATTTATACTAGTAGTTGAGATAGAGAAGAGAACATCAAGAATTTTATGACATAAAGGTATTGTttaagaaaagatatttttttatcaCAATGTGGTTAAAGATGCGATAACGTATGAGACAGAATGTTTGGACAGTTAAGAATCAATACAATAATAAAGTAAGTATGACAAAGATAATTTGATGACAGAATACTTACTTTATTATTGTATTGGACATCTAACAAAAAATGAGAAATTTAAGCAGAAATTCATTCATAAAACATCAAATTAGGATTTAAATCGCACTTCATGTTGACCAGTGGATCTACATAAGTATTCTACTCACGCTAAATTTGGTGCATTTTAATTATAGTATCCTGTttataattcaaaatattttgaacaatcattttagaatatatatgaagTTTAATAGCTCAAAAttcaagtgtttttttttttttttaatttttctttttgtaaagAAGATTCATTGAAACAAGGAAAAGGAAACAAAAGACAAGGGGGACCAAAACCAAAATCCCTCAAAGAGACACCAACCTAAGCTTGGGAAAACCAAGAAAGCATCCTTAACCTCCCTAATAACATTATTATACTTCGTAGTATTTCTATTGTTCAAACTGATACTAGCAACAATATCAACACACATGTTACCTTCATTATAAAGTGAGTTATCATGAGACCAAAGTTCTTCAATCTATGCAAGCAGTTCGACCATCAGCTCTTGATAGACCAAAGTACAAGATTTGTATTGTAAAGAGCTTTAACTACAGTTATAGAGTTTGTTTCTTATCCCAATGCTTGTTAATGGCCACCTCCATTACCATGACATCACCAATGAATTCAACATCTAATGTATTGCCCTCATCtatgaagaaagagaaagaatcaatATGATCACCACTGACATTTATAAACACAGCACCACAAGCACA
Protein-coding regions in this window:
- the LOC131634936 gene encoding uncharacterized protein LOC131634936, whose protein sequence is MSCNRNIPAKVNNMEDIQLNIDWDDVVCPICLDIPHNSVLLQCSSYDKGCRALVCDTNQLHSNCLDRFKTACGAPSSSVSDTTLVENSEPVVPDSQCNLTCPLCRGQVTGWIIVDKARMHLDEKKRCCDEVKCKFMGSYLEIQKHAQLEHPHACPSKIDPARVLDWENFQQSSEIIDVLSTIHSETPRGMVLGDYVIEYGDDDGRDEYDDFPGDDGNWWTSCILYQVFDNFRSSRNRRRTRNSDAQRANRRLSYDTSNSDEGSIASGDYGDVIVDEIQFEVVDTSGSSRRNSNYRRSRRRQSRFLDI